The DNA region CGACCGGTCCGGCCCGATTTCCGCCGAGATGTCTTCCGCCATGTCCGATCCCCTTTTGCGCGATAAAGCTGAACCTAGGATGTCGCCAAGGTCACGTCAATTTTTCGCCGTGCCATCGGCCTGAAGGAAGCAGCCCACCCGGTCGGCCATCTCCTCGGGGGTGACATCGCGGCGGAAGAAATCCATGAAGCCGCGGCCGGGAAGCACGAGGTAAGTGAAGGTGGAGTGGTCGATCAGGTAGAATTCGGGATCGCCGTCTTCCTGCTTCTTGAAATAGGTCTTGAAGCTGCGCGACGCCTCCTTGATCTGGTCGGGGCTGCCGGTCAGGCCGATCATGCGCGGATGCAGGTTGGCGGCGAATTCGCCCACCACCTCTGGCGTGTCGCGGTCGGGGTCGATGGAGATGAAGACCGGCGTCACCTCGTATCCGCGCTCTTCCAGGATATCGACCGCCTCGGCGTTGCGGGCATTGTCCAGCGGGCAGACATCCGGGCAGAAGGTATAGCCGAAATAGACAAGCGAGGGCTGGGTGATGACATCCTTGTCGGTCACCGTCTGGCCCTGGGCGTTTACCAGGGTGAAGGGTCCGCCGATATCGCCGCCCGCGACCTGGCCGCCGCGACATTCCGAGAAGGCGTCGGTCGGACGGTTCAGCAGGATCCAGCCGCCGGTGCCCGCGATGAGGGCAAGCACGGTCGCCGCCGCGAGCCCGGCATAAAGCTTGGTCATCGGAATGCCTCCACGAATCTGCGGCGCATTGATCGGCGAAGATGCCCGTCATAACAATGCCAAACTGTGACGCCCCGCCGGAGTGCCCATGCTGTCGCCAAGTCTCGGCCTGATGCAACGCGAGACCCGGAGCGAATGGGTCCGCCTGCGCACGCTGATCTATCTGCGCTGGATGGCGATCGTGGGCCAGCTGGCCGCGATCGCCGTGGCGACGGCGCTGTACGGGTTCCGGCTGCCGCTTGGCCTGTGCTACCTGGCCATCGGCGCTTCGGTGATTGCCAACCTGATCTCGATCTTCCTGTTTCCGCGCAACAAGCGGATGACCGAGGCGGAAGCGCTGCTGATGCTGCTGTTCGACCTGTCGCAGCTGAGCTTTCTGCTGTTCCTGACCGGCGGGCTGACCAATCCCTTCGCGCTGCTGATCCTGGCGCCGGTGGTCATTTCGGCCTCGGCGATGGAACTGCGCACCACGATGGTTCTGGGTGTGCTGGCGATCCTGTTCGTGACGCTCTTCGCCTTTGTGAACGTGCCGCTGGTGCGCGAGGATGGTGCGCTTCTGGAGGTGCCGCCGGTCTTCGAGTTCGGCTTCTGGCTGGCCATCGTGATCGGCATCGTGTTCCTGAGCTTCTATGCAAGGCGCATCGCCGTGGAGATCCGGTCCATGTCGGACGCGCTGCTGGCCACACAGATGGCGCTGTCGCGCGAGCAGAAGCTGACGGACCTGGGCGGCGTGGTGGCGGCGGCGGCGCATGAGCTTGGCACGCCGCTGGCGACGATCAAGATGGTGGCGACCGAGCTGGTCGACGATCTGGAGGGCGATGCACGCGAGGATGCCCTGCTGATCCGCGCGCAGGCCGACCGCTGCCGCGACATCCTGCGGTCGATGGGGCGGGCGGGCAAGGACGACACCCACCTGCGCCAGGCCCCGCTGGCGGCCGTGCTGAAGGAGGCCGCCGAGCCGCACCTGGGACGCGGCAAGGAGGTGGAGATCGCACTGGAGCCGGGACCGGGCGGCGATGCCCGTCAGCCCACGGTGATCCGGCGACCGGAGGTGATTCACGGCCTGCGCAACCTTGTGCAGAACGCGGTCGACTTTGCGAGGGGCAGGGTCTGGGTGGAAGGCAGCTGGACCGACCGGACGGTGACGGTGCGTATCGTCGATGACGGGGAGGGGTATCCCGCCCATGTGATCGGCCGCATCGGCGACCCTTTCGTGCGCAGTCGGCGGACAGAACAGGACCTGGCAAAGCGTCCGGAATACGAAGGCATGGGGCTGGGGCTGTTCATCGCCAAGACCCTTCTGGAACGGTCGGGGGCGGAGCTGGTCTTCGCCAATGGGTCGGACCCGTTTCTGGCGCCGGAGGAACGTCCCGAACGCTGTGGCGCCATCGTCGAGGTGGTCTGGCCACGCGCGGCGATCGAGGCCGATGCGGCGCCCGTGGCCGAAAACGCGCCCATCACTGCGTGATCTCCCCTGGGTTAACGCAACGTTAAGGAAATCGCTTGCAGGTTGTGGTCCTGATCCCTTGAGTGGAGCAGGGTATGCCTGTCGATCCGGGTCTCTTCGCGATCATCTTGGCCAGTGCCGTTCTGGCGGCACTGGGGGCGACCTTGCTGCTGATGATCCCGGCGCGCGGGCGCCGAGGGCCGGCGCCCGTGCTCGCGCTGGACCAGGATCCGTCGGGGATCACGCTGCTGTTCGATGGCACGACCTTGGTGGATGCAACGCCCGAGGGCCGCGCGCTGCTGGCCGGGCCGTCGCTGCGCGGTTCGGCCTGGGACCGCCTGCGCGCCGCGCTGGAACCGCGGTTTCCGGGGCTGGAAGGCGCGCTCCTGCGCCTGCCTGCAGAAGGCACCATCCTGCTGGCCGCCGAGCGCGGGGCGGGGCCGCGCCGCATGGCGCTGCGTCTGGAGTTTGTGGGCGGGCTGACCCGGATTCGCCTGACCACGCCACAATCCGGGCCTGCGCCTTCAGTCGACACCTATTGTTCGCTGGTAGACGAGGCGGCCGAACTGCGAGAGATGCTGATGGCCGCGCCGCTGCCGATCTGGCGCGAAGCCGAAGGCGGAGAGGTGATCTGGGCCAATCCCGACTACTTGCGCCTCGCATCCGAGAAGATGAGACCGGAGGAAGAGGTGGGTTGGCCGTTGCCCGTGCTCTTTCCGTCTGACAGCACGGCGCGGCACGGCCGGCAGCGGCTGGACCGACCAAACGGTGGCGTGCACTGGTTCGACATGGCCCACCGCGACATGTCCGGCAGTCGGGTGTGCTTTGCCATGCCGGCCGATGCGGTGCAGAGGGCAGAAACCGGGCTGCGCGACTTCATGCAGACGCTGTCGCGGACCTTTGCCCATCTGCCGGTGGGACTGGCGATCTTTGACGGCCAGCGCCAGCTGAACCTGTTCAACCCCGCCTTCCTGGATCTGACCGGCTTGCCGGTGGATTACCTTTCGGCCCGGCCCCGGCTGGCAGCCGTGCTGGATGCGCTGCGGGACCGCAACATGATTCCCGAGCCGCGCGACTATCGCGCCTGGCGCAAGCGGCTGGCGGAACTGGAGCGGACGGGTATCGCGGATACGCATGACGAGACCTGGAGCCTGCCTGGCGGCCAGACCTATCGGGTTTCGGCCCGTCCGCACAGCGATGGCGGTGTGGCGTTGATGATCGAGGACATCTCGACCGAAATGACCCGCACCCGCCGGTATCGGGCCGATCTGGAACTGGGGCAGTCCGTGGTGGATGCCCTGGGCGAGGGGATCGCCGTGTTTTCCGCCTCGGGCCAGCTGGTCATGTCGAACGACGCCTATGGTGCGCTGTGGGGGCATGATCCTTCGCAGCGCCTGGCAGAAGCCGACGTGGCCACGCTTTCCGAGCACTGGAAGGGCATGGCGCCGCCCACGCCCGTCTGGCACCAGATCGAGGAGTTCGTGGCGGCCAGGGGCGAGCGGACCGACTGGGAAACGGATGTCCGCCTGTCGGACGGCCGGCTGATCGCCTGCCGGGCCGCGCCGCTGGCCGGCGGGGCGACCATGGTGGCCTTTCGGACGCTGGTGCCGGGCGAGGCGGCAGGGGCGATTTCGGCAGAGGCTGTAGCACGTCGGGCCTGAACGGCCGTCGCTTGGTGGGGCGTGTCTGCTGTTGGGCGGGCGCTTTACGGTTCTTGTCTGGCGCGACGCGGCCTTGCGCTGAGTCGCGCGCACGGACAGATTGGCGGCGATGTCAGAGTTGTGCCGCCTGTCCCTGTTCCTGCCCGATGAAGAGGCGACTGCCGCGCTTGGCCGCAGGCTTGCCGGGCGGTTGAAGCCGGGTGACACCGTGCTGCTGGATGGGCCGATCGGGTCGGGCAAGACGCATCTGGCGCGCGCGCTGATCCGCGCCCGGCTGGGGCGCGACGAAGACGTGCCCTCGCCAACCTTCACGCTGGTGCAAAGCTACGAAGCGCCTGGGGCCGAGATCTGGCACGCCGACCTGTATCGCCTGACCCATCCTGACGAAGTGTTGGAACTGGGGCTGGAGGATGCTTTCGCCCGCGCGATCTGTCTGGTGGAATGGCCCGACAGGCTGGGGCGGCACCTGCCTGAGCGGGCCTTGCGACTGAGCTTTGCGGCAGAGGGCGAGGGCCGGCGGCTGGAGGCGAGCGGCCCGGCCGGGCTGGTTGCGGGGCTGGCGGCGTGAGCGGGCGGAGCGACCTTGCCGGGGCCTTCATTGCCCGTGCGGGATGGGGCGCGGCCGAGCGTCGGCATCTGGCGGGCGATGCCTCGGACCGGTCTTACGAGCGGCTGACGCTGGCCGGGCGGACGGCGGTTCTGATGGACGCTCCGCCCGGCAAGGGCGACGATCCGGCCGATTTCCTCGCCATCGCCGCGCATCTGCGCGGTCTGGGTCTTTCGGCGCCCGAGGTGCTGGCCGAGGATCTGGCGCAGGGCTTCCTGTTGCTGGAGGATCTGGGCGACGATCTGTTCGTGCGCTGCATTGCCGCCGATCCGGCGTTGGAGGTGCCGCTGATAGTCGCGGCGGCGGAGGTTCTGGCGCATCTGCAGGCCTCCCCCGCGCCAGCGGGCCTGCCCGACCTGAGTGCCGCCGATTGGGCCGAGGCGGCGGCCTTCGCGCCGGACTGGTATGGGTTTGCCGCGACGGGGGTGAAGGCGGATCGTGCCGATTTTACCGCAGAACTGGGCGAGTTGCTGGCCGCCCATGCCGACGGGCCGCGCGTTCTGATCCTGCGGGATTACCATGCGGAGAACCTACTTTGGCTGCCCGCGCGGGAGGGATTGGCGAAAGTGGGCCTTCTGGACTTCCAACTGGCGCAGATGGGGCAGCCGGGCTATGACCTCGTGTCGCTGGTGCAGGATGCGCGGCGGGATGTGGGGGCCGAGGCGGCAGAGGCCGCGGTGCGGCGCTTCATGGACCTGACCGGGGCGGAGGAGGCGGCGTTCCGGCGCGCGCTGGCCGTTCTGGGCGCGCAGCGGGCGCTGCGGATCATCGGCATCTTTGCGCGGCTCTGCCTGGTGGCGGGCAAGCCGGGCTATCTGGCGCATCTGCCGCGGGTCTGGGGGCAGCTGCGACAGAATTTGTCACACACGGCGCTTACCCGTCTGGCGAGGCTGTGCGATGCGCTGTTGCCGCCGCCGACGCCAGAGACACTTGACCGGATCCGCCAGCAATGCCCGACCAACCCCGTTCGCTGATGCTGTTTGCCGCCGGGTTCGGCACCCGGATGGGGCGGCTTACGGCCGACCGGCCGAAGCCGCTGATCGAGGTGGCGGGCAAGCCGCTGATCGACCATGCGCTTGCGCTGGCCGAGGGGGCCGGGATCGGGCGGGTCGTGGTGAACCTGCATTACCGGGGCGGGCAGCTGGCTGACCATCTGGCCGGGCGTGGCGTGGCGCTGTCGTGGGAGCGGGAGCGCATCCTGGAGACCGGCGGGGGGCTGAAGGCGGCGCTGCCGCTGTTGGGGCCGGGACCGGTCCTGATCTTGAACAGCGACGGGGTCTGGACCGGGGCGAACCCGCTGGAGGAACTGCTGGCGGCCTGGGATGGGGCGCGGATGGGGGCGCTTTTGCTGCTGTTGCCGGTGCGCGAGGCGCGCGGGCGGGACGGCAAGGGGGACTTCGCGCTGGACGGAGCGGGGCGGATTTCACGGGGGGCGGGGGGCGAGGATCAGCTTTATGTGGGCGCCTCGATCCTGGACCCGGCGGCGCTGGAGGGGATCGGGGACGAGGTGTTTTCGCTGAACCTGCCCTGGAACCGGCTGATCGCCGAGGGGCGGGCCTTTGGCGTGCAGCACAGCGGCGGGTGGTGCGATGTCGGGCATCCGGCGGGGATCGCCGAGGCCGAGGCCATGCTGCGGGAGGCCGGGCATGGCTGAGGCGCGGCTTTACGGGTTGCCGCCAGGGGCGGATTTCCCCGCTGCGCTGGTCGCGGGCCTGCGGGCGCGGATGGCGGGCGAGCCGCCCGAGGCGATGGCGCGGGTGACGCTGTTCGTGAACACGGCGCGGATGGCGCGGGCGGTGGAGGCGGCGTCCCGCGCCGGGCCGCCGGGGTTTCTGCCGCGCATCCGGCTGGTTGACCAGTTGGCCGGGATGGTGCCGCCAGGACTCCCCGCCGCCGTGCCGGGGCTGCGGCGGCGGCTGGAACTGGTGAACCTGATCTCGGCCCTGCTGGAGGCGCAACCGGATCTGGCGCCGCGATCGGCCTTGTACGACCTGGCCGACAGCCTGGTGCGGTTGATGGACGAGATGCGCGGCGAAGGCGTGGCGCCCGAGGCGCTGGCGGGGCTGGATGTCTCGGGCCATTCGGCGCACTGGGCGCGGGCGCAGGCGTTCCTGGGGATCGTGTCGCCCTTCTTCGGTCCGGAGGCCGAGCCGGATGCCACGGCGCGGCAGCGCATGGCAGCGGAACGGCTGATCACGCTGTGGGGCGAACGGCCGCCGCAAGACCCGGTGATCGTGGCGGGGTCCACCGGATCGCGCGGGACGACCTTCCTTCTGATGCAGGCGGTGGCGGCTTTGCCCAGGGGCATGATCGTGCTGCCTGGCTATGACTTCGACATGGGCCCGGCGGTCTGGGCCGGCATGGGCGATGCGCTGACGGCGGAGGACCATCCGCAGTTCCGGTTCAAGCGGCTGATGGATGCGCTTGGTCTTGGACCAGAGGCGGTGGCGGAATGGCTGCCGGGGCAGGCGCCGGACGGGGCGCGCAACCGCGTGATCTCTCTTTCCCTTCGGCCGGCGCCGGTGACGGACCAGTGGCTGGCCGAGGGGGCGCACTTGCCTGACCTGCCTAAGGCGATGGCGGGCGTCACGCTGGTAGAGGCGGAGAGCCCGCGCGCCGAGGCGGGGGCCATTGCGCTGATGCTGCGCGAGGCCGCAGAGACCGGGCGCGTTGCGGCGTTGATCACGCCGGACCGGGTGCTGTCGCGGCGGGTGGCGGTGGCCCTGGACCGGTGGGGGATTCTGCCGGATGACAGCGCGGGGATGCCGCTGGAATTGACCCCGCCGGGCCGGTTCCTGCGCCATGTCGCGCGGCTGTTCGGGCGGCGGCTGACGGGCGAGAGCCTTCTGGTGGTGTTGAAGCATCCGCTGGCGATGGCGGGGGCCGAGAGAGGGCCGCACCGGCTTCATATCGGGCACCTTGAGGATTGGCTGCGCAAAAAGGGGCCGGCCTTCCTGACGGGCGACGATCTTGTGCTGTGGGCCGAGGCGCAGAGGCCCGAGGCGGCGGATTGGGCAAGGGGGCTAGCGACGGCGCTGGACGGGGTCGAGGACACGGCTGACCTGGTGCTGTCCGAGCATGTGGCCCGCCATCGCCGTTTGGCCGAGGCATTGGCCGGTGGGGGCGTGGCGCTGTGGGAGCGGGCGGCGGGCGAGGAGGCCCTGGCGCGTTTTAGCGAGCTGGAGGCCGAGGCGGGGGTGGGCGGCCTGTTCAGCCCGGCGGATTACGCCGACCTGTTCGACGGCATCATCGCCGGAGAACTGCGCGAGGCGCTGACGGTTCATCCCACGATCCGCATCTGGGGCACGGTCGAGGCGCGGGTGCAGGGCGCTGACCTGGTGATCCTGGGCGGGCTGAACGACGGCACCTGGCCCGCACTGCCGCCGCCGGACCCCTGGGCCAACCGGCAGATGCGCAAAGAGGCTGGGCTGTTGCTGCCGGAACGGCAGGTCGGGCTTTCGGCGCATGACTATCAGCAGGCGGCAGGTGCGCGCACGGTGGTGTTGAGCCGGTCCCTGCGCGATGCCGAGGCGGAATGCGTGCCCTCGCGTTGGCTGAACCGGCTGGTGAACCTGGTGGGCGGCTTGCCCGAGCGCGGCGGGCCGGAGGCGCTGACCGCGATGCGGGCGCGGGGGGCAGAATGGTTGGCCCTGGCGGCGGAGCTTGAGCGGCCGGCGGCCGAGGTGCCGGCGGCGCCGCGGCCTGCACCCCGGCCACCGGTGGGGGTGCGGCCGAAGGCCCTGTCGCTGACGCGAATCTCGACATTGATCCGCGATCCCTACGCGATCTATGCGCGCTATGTCCTGCGGCTGAAACCCCTGGACCCTCTGCGGCGCGAGGCCGATCCCCGGCTGCGCGGCACCGCGCTGCACAAGATTCTGGAGCGGTTCGCGAAGGAGCGGCCTGCGGCCGAGACGCTGGCCGGGGCTCGGGCGCGGCTTATGGCGATTGCGACGGAGGTGCTGGAAGAGGCGGCGCCCTGGCCTGCGGCGCGGGCGCTGTGGCTGGCGCGGATCGACCGGGCGGCTGATTTCTTCCTGGCCTTCGATGCGCGGCACGGGGGCGTGCCGGTGGCGATGGAGGAAGAGGGCCGGGTGCAGCTGGCGGGGCTGGATTTCGCGCTGTTCGGAACGCCCGACCGGATCGATATCTTGCCCGATGGACGGCTGCACCTGATCGACTACAAGACCGGCGCACCGCCGACCGAGGCGCAACAACGCAGCTTCGACAAGCAGTTGCTTCTGGCGGCGGCGCTGGCCGAGCGCGGCGGGTTCAAGGCGCTTGGCCCGACCGAGGTGGCGCGGATCAGCTATGTCGGGCTGGGGTCCGACCCCAAGGAAGTGCGGACCGAGATCACGCCGGAGCTGACGGGCGAGGTCTGGGAGGGGCTGCATCGGCTGGTGGCGCGCTATGCCCTGCCGGAAACCGGGTACACGGCGCGCCGCGCGATGTTCGAGACGACCTTTCCCGGCGACTACGATCACCTGTCGCGCTTTGGCGAATGGGAGACGACCGACCGCGCCATGCCGGAGGATGTAGCATGATCGACGAGGCCACACGGGCACAGCGGCAGGCGGCGGACCCGGACCAGTCGACCTGGCTTTCGGCCAATGCGGGTTCGGGCAAGACCAAGGTGCTGACCGACCGGGTGGCGCGGCTCTTGCTGAACGGGGTGGAGCCGCAGCACATCCTGTGTCTGACCTATACCAAGGCGGCGGCAAGCGAGATGCAGAACCGCCTGTTCGCCTTCCTGGGCCGGTGGGCGATGTTGCCCGATGCCGAACTGGCGCCCATGCTGGCGGCGCTTGGCGAGGGTATCGAGGTCGGGGCCGACCGGCTGGCGGCGGCGCGTCGCTTGTTCGCCCGTGCCATCGAGACGCCGGGCGGCCTGCGGATCCTGACCATCCATTCCTTCTGCGCGGCGCTTCTTCGGCGGTTCCCGTTGGAGGCCGGGGTCGGGCCGGGCTTTCGCGAACTGGACGACCGCTCTGCCCGGCTGATGCGCGAGGAGATTGCCGAGGATCTTGCGGGTGGCCCGGGGCGGGCGGCGATGGCCGCGCTGGCGCGGATCAGCCCGTCCCTGGACCTGACGGTGTTCCTGGATCAGCTGGCCGGGTCGCGCAGCGGGCTGGAGCCGTCGCTTGGGGCGCCGGCGATCCGGGCGCTGTTCGGGTTGAGGCCCGGCGACACGCCCGAGGCGGTGGCGCGCGGTGTGATCCGGGGGGGCGAGGCGGGCTGGTGGCCCGCGATGCTGGCCGCGCTGGCGGCGGCGGAGGGGAACGATGCAAAGGCCGGGGCAAAGCTGGCTGCGGTGGACCCGGCGGCGGTGCGGTTCGGCGACCTTGCGGTGCTGGAGGAAGTGTTCCTGACCGGCGCCAAGGCCAAGGAGCCGTTCAGCGCAAAGATCGGCTCTTTCCCGACCAAGGCGACGCGGGGGGTGCTTGCCGCCATCATGCCCGAGATTGACGCCCTGATGGCGCGGGTTCAGGAGGCGCGGCCCCTGCGGCTGACCCTGGCAGCGGCGGAGCGGGCGGTGGCGCTGCACGACTATGCCGCAGTGTTCCTGCCCGAATATGCGCGACGCAAGGCGCAAGGCGGCTGGCTGGATTTCGACGACCTGATCGAGCGGACCATCGCGCTCTTGACCGACCCGTCGGTGGCGGCCTGGGTGCTGTACCGGCTGGACGGCGGCATCGACCATATCCTCGTGGACGAGGCGCAGGACACGAGCCCCGAGCAATGGCAGGTGATCGAACTTCTGGCGGCTGAGTTCACCAGCGGCGCGGGCGCGCGGGACGAGGGCCGCACCCTGTTCGTGGTGGGGGACCGCAAGCAATCCATCTATTCCTTCCAGGGCGCGGATGTGGCGGCGTTCGAGGAGAAGCGGCAGGCATTCAAGGCGAAGATCGAGGCTGTGGGCCGGCCGTTCCAGTCGCGCGAGCTTCTGCATTCCTTCCGGTCCTCGCCCGCGATCCTGCGGGCGGTGGATGCCGCACTTGGGCCGCTGGCGGACCCCGCGCTTGGCGGAGAGGTTCGGCACCTCGCGCAGTGGGAGGGGCTGCCGGGCCGGGTGGATCTGTGGCCCTTGATTGGCAAGGCGGAAAAGACCGAGGACGGCGACTGGACCGACCCGGTTGATCTGGTGACGGATGCGCATCACGACGCCCGGCTGGCGGCGATCATCGCGGACGAAATCGCCGCGATGATCGCGGCGGGGGTGCAGATCGACACGGGGCGCGGGGTGCGGCGGGTCCATGCCGGCGATGTGCTGATCCTGGT from Neotabrizicola shimadae includes:
- the addB gene encoding double-strand break repair protein AddB, producing the protein MAEARLYGLPPGADFPAALVAGLRARMAGEPPEAMARVTLFVNTARMARAVEAASRAGPPGFLPRIRLVDQLAGMVPPGLPAAVPGLRRRLELVNLISALLEAQPDLAPRSALYDLADSLVRLMDEMRGEGVAPEALAGLDVSGHSAHWARAQAFLGIVSPFFGPEAEPDATARQRMAAERLITLWGERPPQDPVIVAGSTGSRGTTFLLMQAVAALPRGMIVLPGYDFDMGPAVWAGMGDALTAEDHPQFRFKRLMDALGLGPEAVAEWLPGQAPDGARNRVISLSLRPAPVTDQWLAEGAHLPDLPKAMAGVTLVEAESPRAEAGAIALMLREAAETGRVAALITPDRVLSRRVAVALDRWGILPDDSAGMPLELTPPGRFLRHVARLFGRRLTGESLLVVLKHPLAMAGAERGPHRLHIGHLEDWLRKKGPAFLTGDDLVLWAEAQRPEAADWARGLATALDGVEDTADLVLSEHVARHRRLAEALAGGGVALWERAAGEEALARFSELEAEAGVGGLFSPADYADLFDGIIAGELREALTVHPTIRIWGTVEARVQGADLVILGGLNDGTWPALPPPDPWANRQMRKEAGLLLPERQVGLSAHDYQQAAGARTVVLSRSLRDAEAECVPSRWLNRLVNLVGGLPERGGPEALTAMRARGAEWLALAAELERPAAEVPAAPRPAPRPPVGVRPKALSLTRISTLIRDPYAIYARYVLRLKPLDPLRREADPRLRGTALHKILERFAKERPAAETLAGARARLMAIATEVLEEAAPWPAARALWLARIDRAADFFLAFDARHGGVPVAMEEEGRVQLAGLDFALFGTPDRIDILPDGRLHLIDYKTGAPPTEAQQRSFDKQLLLAAALAERGGFKALGPTEVARISYVGLGSDPKEVRTEITPELTGEVWEGLHRLVARYALPETGYTARRAMFETTFPGDYDHLSRFGEWETTDRAMPEDVA
- the regB gene encoding sensor histidine kinase RegB, with the translated sequence MLSPSLGLMQRETRSEWVRLRTLIYLRWMAIVGQLAAIAVATALYGFRLPLGLCYLAIGASVIANLISIFLFPRNKRMTEAEALLMLLFDLSQLSFLLFLTGGLTNPFALLILAPVVISASAMELRTTMVLGVLAILFVTLFAFVNVPLVREDGALLEVPPVFEFGFWLAIVIGIVFLSFYARRIAVEIRSMSDALLATQMALSREQKLTDLGGVVAAAAHELGTPLATIKMVATELVDDLEGDAREDALLIRAQADRCRDILRSMGRAGKDDTHLRQAPLAAVLKEAAEPHLGRGKEVEIALEPGPGGDARQPTVIRRPEVIHGLRNLVQNAVDFARGRVWVEGSWTDRTVTVRIVDDGEGYPAHVIGRIGDPFVRSRRTEQDLAKRPEYEGMGLGLFIAKTLLERSGAELVFANGSDPFLAPEERPERCGAIVEVVWPRAAIEADAAPVAENAPITA
- a CDS encoding PAS-domain containing protein yields the protein MPVDPGLFAIILASAVLAALGATLLLMIPARGRRGPAPVLALDQDPSGITLLFDGTTLVDATPEGRALLAGPSLRGSAWDRLRAALEPRFPGLEGALLRLPAEGTILLAAERGAGPRRMALRLEFVGGLTRIRLTTPQSGPAPSVDTYCSLVDEAAELREMLMAAPLPIWREAEGGEVIWANPDYLRLASEKMRPEEEVGWPLPVLFPSDSTARHGRQRLDRPNGGVHWFDMAHRDMSGSRVCFAMPADAVQRAETGLRDFMQTLSRTFAHLPVGLAIFDGQRQLNLFNPAFLDLTGLPVDYLSARPRLAAVLDALRDRNMIPEPRDYRAWRKRLAELERTGIADTHDETWSLPGGQTYRVSARPHSDGGVALMIEDISTEMTRTRRYRADLELGQSVVDALGEGIAVFSASGQLVMSNDAYGALWGHDPSQRLAEADVATLSEHWKGMAPPTPVWHQIEEFVAARGERTDWETDVRLSDGRLIACRAAPLAGGATMVAFRTLVPGEAAGAISAEAVARRA
- a CDS encoding SCO family protein — its product is MTKLYAGLAAATVLALIAGTGGWILLNRPTDAFSECRGGQVAGGDIGGPFTLVNAQGQTVTDKDVITQPSLVYFGYTFCPDVCPLDNARNAEAVDILEERGYEVTPVFISIDPDRDTPEVVGEFAANLHPRMIGLTGSPDQIKEASRSFKTYFKKQEDGDPEFYLIDHSTFTYLVLPGRGFMDFFRRDVTPEEMADRVGCFLQADGTAKN
- the addA gene encoding double-strand break repair helicase AddA, whose amino-acid sequence is MIDEATRAQRQAADPDQSTWLSANAGSGKTKVLTDRVARLLLNGVEPQHILCLTYTKAAASEMQNRLFAFLGRWAMLPDAELAPMLAALGEGIEVGADRLAAARRLFARAIETPGGLRILTIHSFCAALLRRFPLEAGVGPGFRELDDRSARLMREEIAEDLAGGPGRAAMAALARISPSLDLTVFLDQLAGSRSGLEPSLGAPAIRALFGLRPGDTPEAVARGVIRGGEAGWWPAMLAALAAAEGNDAKAGAKLAAVDPAAVRFGDLAVLEEVFLTGAKAKEPFSAKIGSFPTKATRGVLAAIMPEIDALMARVQEARPLRLTLAAAERAVALHDYAAVFLPEYARRKAQGGWLDFDDLIERTIALLTDPSVAAWVLYRLDGGIDHILVDEAQDTSPEQWQVIELLAAEFTSGAGARDEGRTLFVVGDRKQSIYSFQGADVAAFEEKRQAFKAKIEAVGRPFQSRELLHSFRSSPAILRAVDAALGPLADPALGGEVRHLAQWEGLPGRVDLWPLIGKAEKTEDGDWTDPVDLVTDAHHDARLAAIIADEIAAMIAAGVQIDTGRGVRRVHAGDVLILVQRRSTLFAEVIRACKARGLPVAGADRLKLGAEIAVKDLTALVAFLATPDDDLSLAAVLRSPLCGWNEGDLFRLAQPRPGRLWQALRGMAAAPGLSMLHDMRDQADFLRPFELIDRVLTRHDGRRKLVARLGPEAEDGIDELLNQALAYEQVDVPSLTGFLAWLGSDEIEVKRRMEGEGDRIRVMTVHGAKGLEAPIVILPDTADRRPRDSDLIVSLAGGQSVWRMPAEESPPAIAAAQAARRAAAAAENLRLLYVAMTRAKSWLIVCGAGVADSEGAWHRIIAAGLSGLGAVPLRDGRLRLAHGAWPEDAPGHVAAAAVRPDLPDWALHPAPAMAGPVQPVSPSNLGGEKALPGEGGLPEELAKARGTALHALLEHMPLLPPSDWPALARDLVADPAERQLLMNEAETVLAHGALFGAGSLAEVPVTARLAGKPLFGIIDRLVVGPDHVLAVDYKSNRVVPARPEDVPEGLLRQMGAYAEALAQIYPDRRVETAVLWTARAELMRLPPEIVRDALARATIA
- the tsaE gene encoding tRNA (adenosine(37)-N6)-threonylcarbamoyltransferase complex ATPase subunit type 1 TsaE encodes the protein MSELCRLSLFLPDEEATAALGRRLAGRLKPGDTVLLDGPIGSGKTHLARALIRARLGRDEDVPSPTFTLVQSYEAPGAEIWHADLYRLTHPDEVLELGLEDAFARAICLVEWPDRLGRHLPERALRLSFAAEGEGRRLEASGPAGLVAGLAA
- a CDS encoding nucleotidyltransferase family protein — encoded protein: MPDQPRSLMLFAAGFGTRMGRLTADRPKPLIEVAGKPLIDHALALAEGAGIGRVVVNLHYRGGQLADHLAGRGVALSWERERILETGGGLKAALPLLGPGPVLILNSDGVWTGANPLEELLAAWDGARMGALLLLLPVREARGRDGKGDFALDGAGRISRGAGGEDQLYVGASILDPAALEGIGDEVFSLNLPWNRLIAEGRAFGVQHSGGWCDVGHPAGIAEAEAMLREAGHG
- a CDS encoding aminoglycoside phosphotransferase family protein, which translates into the protein MSGRSDLAGAFIARAGWGAAERRHLAGDASDRSYERLTLAGRTAVLMDAPPGKGDDPADFLAIAAHLRGLGLSAPEVLAEDLAQGFLLLEDLGDDLFVRCIAADPALEVPLIVAAAEVLAHLQASPAPAGLPDLSAADWAEAAAFAPDWYGFAATGVKADRADFTAELGELLAAHADGPRVLILRDYHAENLLWLPAREGLAKVGLLDFQLAQMGQPGYDLVSLVQDARRDVGAEAAEAAVRRFMDLTGAEEAAFRRALAVLGAQRALRIIGIFARLCLVAGKPGYLAHLPRVWGQLRQNLSHTALTRLARLCDALLPPPTPETLDRIRQQCPTNPVR